In Streptomyces sp. P3, one DNA window encodes the following:
- a CDS encoding M20 family metallopeptidase, which yields MLADLERLVLCESFSADHAAVARSAEVVGALGTALLGAGPETIVIDGVTHLRWTFGTPRVLLVGHHDTVWPIGSLQDHPWSVTDGIARGPGVLDMKAGLVQMLHALASLPSPDGVCVLVSGDEEVGSATSRELIEEAARGCRAAFVLEASADGEGALKTARKGTSRYEIVVHGRAAHAGQEPQKGVNAAVEAAHQVLSVAGLGASLLGASSGVAGGAHSVLGLATVTPTLLSAGTARNTVPALARVSVDVRVPTTAAQDWVDELMRGLNARTPGARLEVLGGRQRPPMTPESSAELFALASRLATELGQEPLRGIAVGGASDGNYTAAVGCPTLDGLGAVGAGAHADSEYVEVARMVPRARLLARLIEHTTN from the coding sequence ATGCTGGCCGATCTGGAGAGGCTCGTGCTCTGCGAGTCCTTCTCAGCCGACCACGCGGCGGTGGCGCGCAGCGCCGAGGTGGTCGGCGCCCTCGGGACGGCGCTGCTGGGCGCCGGACCGGAGACGATCGTGATCGACGGTGTGACCCACCTGCGGTGGACCTTCGGCACCCCGCGGGTCCTCCTGGTGGGACACCACGACACGGTGTGGCCCATCGGCTCTCTCCAGGACCACCCCTGGTCGGTGACCGACGGAATCGCCCGCGGCCCCGGGGTCCTGGACATGAAGGCGGGCCTGGTGCAGATGCTCCACGCGCTGGCCTCCCTGCCCTCCCCAGACGGGGTGTGCGTACTGGTCAGCGGGGACGAGGAGGTCGGCTCCGCGACCTCCCGGGAACTGATCGAGGAAGCCGCGCGGGGGTGCAGGGCCGCTTTCGTACTGGAGGCGTCCGCGGACGGGGAGGGTGCACTCAAGACCGCCCGCAAGGGCACTTCGAGGTACGAGATCGTGGTGCATGGCCGGGCCGCGCACGCGGGTCAGGAACCGCAGAAGGGGGTCAACGCGGCGGTCGAGGCAGCTCATCAGGTGCTGTCCGTCGCCGGCCTCGGAGCCTCGTTGCTCGGAGCCTCGTCGGGTGTCGCCGGCGGCGCCCACTCCGTCCTGGGCCTCGCGACCGTTACGCCCACCCTGCTGTCCGCCGGCACTGCCCGCAACACGGTGCCCGCGCTGGCCCGGGTGTCGGTGGACGTGCGCGTGCCGACGACTGCGGCACAGGACTGGGTCGACGAGCTCATGAGGGGCCTCAACGCCCGGACGCCCGGAGCCCGGCTCGAGGTGCTGGGCGGCAGGCAACGGCCACCCATGACACCGGAATCGTCCGCCGAACTGTTCGCCCTCGCCTCCCGGCTCGCCACGGAGTTGGGCCAGGAACCGCTGCGGGGGATCGCCGTCGGCGGCGCCTCGGACGGCAACTACACCGCGGCGGTGGGCTGTCCGACGCTGGACGGCCTGGGCGCCGTGGGCGCAGGCGCGCACGCGGACAGCGAGTACGTCGAGGTCGCGCGGATGGTCCCCCGCGCCCGTCTGCTGGCCCGGCTCATCGAGCACACGACCAATTGA
- a CDS encoding DUF3459 domain-containing protein yields the protein MAGQPAPLLFERGTGLLRAVNLSDQPNPLPDAGSPLLASGPLTKDGMLPPDTTVLLHLD from the coding sequence CTGGCTGGACAGCCCGCCCCCCTCCTCTTCGAACGCGGCACCGGCCTGCTGCGCGCGGTCAACCTCTCCGATCAGCCGAACCCGCTCCCCGACGCCGGCAGCCCCCTCCTCGCTTCAGGGCCGCTGACCAAGGACGGGATGCTGCCGCCGGATACCACGGTCCTGTTGCATCTGGACTGA
- a CDS encoding FGGY-family carbohydrate kinase, with amino-acid sequence MGIVAGLDSSPDFTRIVVCDADTGAVLRQGYAPHPVEGAEGGGRPSDVDPQAWLLSLGEAAGGGLLEGVQAIGVSAQQNAVVPLDSQGNTVRPAMVGGDKRAQVAAADLVDALGGREAWAQAVGCVPQAAQPVTKLRWLAKSEPDAAARSAVLLQAHDWLVWQLLGRPVRRTTDRGGASGTGYWSAATGGYRPDLVELALGHQAMLPEVIGPSDAAGTTPEGLLISAGTGETMAAALGLGLGMGDAVVSLGASGSVMAVHPEALVDQSGMITSLADATGMHLPVVTTLNAVRTLRGAAELVGAPDLDALSDLAMKSTPGSHGLVMLPYLEGERTPNLPHTAGTLAGLRRESMKPEHFARAAFEGMLCGLADALDVLRGRGVDVRRVFLLGAAAELPAVQSAAPALFGAQVVVPQPADYAAIGAARQAAWALGASQGTLDPRTPPAWQGAAAQVLDPGEDLAVGQAVRQQFVSVREQTHPGAFRA; translated from the coding sequence ATGGGGATAGTCGCCGGGTTGGACAGTTCGCCCGATTTCACTCGTATCGTCGTCTGCGACGCGGACACCGGAGCCGTGCTCCGGCAGGGATACGCGCCGCATCCGGTGGAAGGCGCCGAGGGCGGCGGCCGGCCGTCCGACGTCGACCCGCAGGCCTGGCTGCTGTCCCTGGGTGAGGCCGCGGGCGGCGGGCTGCTCGAAGGCGTGCAGGCCATCGGCGTGTCCGCGCAGCAGAACGCGGTCGTGCCGCTGGACTCGCAGGGCAACACCGTGCGGCCGGCGATGGTGGGCGGGGACAAGCGGGCGCAGGTCGCGGCGGCCGATCTGGTCGATGCGCTCGGCGGCCGCGAGGCGTGGGCGCAGGCGGTGGGATGCGTGCCCCAGGCGGCGCAGCCGGTGACAAAGCTGCGCTGGCTGGCGAAGAGCGAGCCCGACGCCGCCGCGCGGAGCGCCGTGCTGCTGCAGGCGCACGACTGGCTGGTGTGGCAGTTGCTGGGGCGGCCGGTGCGGCGAACCACCGACCGCGGCGGGGCGTCCGGCACCGGGTACTGGTCGGCCGCCACCGGCGGATACCGGCCGGATCTCGTCGAGTTGGCGCTCGGCCACCAGGCGATGCTGCCCGAGGTGATCGGGCCGTCCGACGCGGCCGGCACCACTCCGGAGGGGCTGCTGATCTCCGCCGGGACCGGCGAGACGATGGCGGCGGCGCTGGGGCTCGGGCTGGGGATGGGCGACGCCGTGGTCTCGCTCGGGGCCTCCGGGTCCGTGATGGCCGTGCACCCCGAGGCGCTCGTCGACCAGAGCGGGATGATCACCTCGCTGGCGGACGCGACCGGCATGCATCTGCCCGTCGTCACCACGCTCAACGCCGTACGGACCCTGCGCGGCGCGGCCGAGCTGGTCGGGGCGCCCGATCTGGACGCGCTGTCGGACCTGGCGATGAAGTCCACGCCGGGATCGCACGGGCTGGTCATGCTGCCGTACCTGGAGGGCGAGCGGACGCCGAACCTGCCGCACACCGCCGGCACGCTGGCCGGGCTGCGACGCGAGTCGATGAAGCCGGAGCATTTCGCGCGGGCCGCCTTCGAGGGCATGCTGTGCGGGCTCGCGGACGCGCTGGACGTGCTGCGCGGCCGGGGCGTGGACGTGCGGCGGGTCTTCCTGCTGGGGGCGGCGGCCGAGCTGCCGGCGGTGCAGTCGGCGGCGCCCGCGCTGTTCGGGGCGCAGGTGGTGGTGCCGCAGCCGGCCGACTACGCGGCGATCGGGGCGGCCCGGCAGGCCGCGTGGGCGCTCGGGGCCTCGCAGGGCACGCTCGATCCGCGGACGCCGCCGGCCTGGCAGGGAGCGGCGGCGCAGGTCCTCGACCCGGGTGAGGACCTGGCCGTGGGGCAGGCGGTGCGCCAGCAGTTCGTGTCGGTGCGGGAGCAGACCCATCCTGGAGCTTTCCGGGCATGA
- a CDS encoding LysR family transcriptional regulator, producing MFEIDALRLLVAVAETGSFTKAAVRLSYTQSAVSRRIAALEQQTGGPLFERLPRGVRLNPAGRTLHRHAMEVLDRLSRAERELAVLHAGLGGLLHVGAFATANISLMPTALRALRDTRPDVEVVAVEGWTDTLMQRLADGALDLAVVSDYPSGLPSADGVTTTVLCEDELFVALPRGHRLAGAGAVDLRELHDEAWLHSAYGDRPTMLADACARAGFTPRKIIRIAEWTAKFGYAAAGLGVALVPSLAARAVPDELVLRRLTDSALRRTVHVALPLAPLPAALKLRDLLRDAVD from the coding sequence GTGTTCGAGATCGACGCGCTGCGGCTGCTGGTGGCCGTGGCCGAGACGGGGTCGTTCACGAAGGCGGCGGTGCGCCTCAGTTACACGCAGTCCGCGGTGTCCCGGCGAATCGCCGCGCTGGAACAGCAGACCGGCGGGCCGCTGTTCGAGCGCCTCCCTCGGGGCGTACGGCTCAATCCCGCCGGCCGTACACTGCACCGGCACGCCATGGAGGTGCTCGACCGGTTGTCGCGGGCGGAGCGGGAGCTGGCCGTGCTGCACGCGGGGCTCGGCGGACTGCTGCACGTAGGCGCGTTTGCCACCGCCAACATCTCGCTGATGCCCACCGCCCTGCGGGCGCTCCGGGACACCAGGCCGGATGTGGAGGTCGTCGCGGTGGAGGGCTGGACCGACACGCTGATGCAGCGCCTTGCGGACGGGGCGCTGGACCTGGCCGTCGTCAGCGACTACCCGTCCGGTCTGCCGTCGGCCGACGGTGTCACGACGACCGTGCTGTGCGAGGACGAGTTGTTCGTGGCTCTCCCACGCGGGCACCGCCTGGCCGGAGCCGGGGCGGTCGACCTGCGTGAACTGCACGACGAGGCATGGCTTCACAGCGCGTACGGCGACCGTCCCACGATGCTCGCCGACGCCTGCGCGCGGGCGGGCTTCACGCCCAGGAAGATCATCCGGATCGCGGAGTGGACGGCGAAGTTCGGTTACGCGGCCGCCGGGTTGGGAGTGGCGCTGGTGCCCTCGCTGGCCGCACGGGCGGTCCCCGACGAACTCGTCCTGCGCCGCCTCACCGACTCGGCCCTGCGCCGGACCGTCCATGTGGCGCTGCCTCTTGCCCCGCTACCGGCGGCGCTGAAACTGCGGGATCTACTGCGCGACGCCGTCGACTGA
- a CDS encoding ABC transporter ATP-binding protein, whose protein sequence is MAGPMGRMMAGGGPENRSLDFKVSGRRLLAQFKPERLTLYAMLFCVVLSVGLNVVGPKILGRATDLVFAGIVGREMPAGASKEQVLDSMRDRGDSSVADMLRSTDFTPGKGIDFGAVGEVLLVAVGVFLVAGLLMAVATRLVNKTVNRTMFRMREDVQTKLSRLPLSYFDKRQRGEVLSRATNDIDNIGQTLQQSMGQLINSLLTIIGVLAMMFWVSWLLALVALVTVPLSAVVATRVGKRSQPHFVQQWRSTGKLNAHIEEMYTGHNLVKVFGRQQQSAEQFAEQNDALYEAGFKAQFNSGVMQPLMMFVSNLNYVLVAVVGGLRVASGSLSIGDVQAFIQYSRQFSMPLTQVASMANLVQSGVASAERVFEILDAEEQEADPVTAVRPEELRGRVALEGVSFRYDPQKPLIEDLSLSVEPGHTVAIVGPTGAGKTTLVNLLMRFYDVSGGRITLDGVDIARMSRDELRAGIGMVLQDTWLFGGTIAENIAYGASREVTRGEIEEAARAAHADRFVRTLPDGYDTVIDDEGSGVSAGEKQLITIARAFLSDPTILVLDEATSSVDTRTEVLIQKAMAKLAHGRTSFVIAHRLSTIRDADTILVMENGSIVEQGAHSDLLSADGAYARLYKAQFAEAVAEVD, encoded by the coding sequence ATGGCCGGGCCCATGGGGCGCATGATGGCCGGCGGAGGTCCCGAGAACCGCTCGCTGGACTTCAAGGTGTCCGGCAGGCGGCTGCTCGCCCAGTTCAAGCCGGAACGGCTGACGCTCTACGCGATGCTGTTCTGCGTGGTGCTGAGCGTCGGCCTCAACGTGGTCGGACCGAAGATCCTCGGCCGGGCCACCGACCTCGTCTTCGCGGGCATCGTCGGCCGGGAGATGCCGGCCGGGGCGTCCAAGGAGCAGGTCCTCGACTCGATGCGGGACCGCGGTGACAGCAGTGTCGCCGACATGCTCAGGAGCACCGACTTCACGCCCGGCAAGGGCATCGACTTCGGCGCGGTCGGCGAGGTCCTGCTGGTCGCGGTCGGGGTGTTCCTCGTCGCCGGGCTGCTGATGGCGGTCGCGACGCGCCTGGTGAACAAGACCGTCAACCGCACGATGTTCCGGATGCGCGAGGACGTGCAGACGAAGCTGTCGCGGCTTCCGCTGTCGTACTTCGACAAGCGGCAGCGCGGCGAGGTGCTGTCCCGCGCGACCAACGACATCGACAACATCGGGCAGACCCTCCAGCAGTCGATGGGGCAGCTCATCAACTCGCTGCTGACGATCATCGGCGTGCTGGCGATGATGTTCTGGGTGTCGTGGCTGCTGGCGCTGGTGGCCCTCGTCACCGTGCCGCTGTCGGCGGTCGTCGCCACCCGCGTGGGCAAACGGTCGCAGCCGCACTTCGTGCAGCAGTGGCGCTCCACCGGCAAGCTCAACGCGCACATCGAGGAGATGTACACCGGCCACAACCTGGTGAAGGTGTTCGGCCGTCAGCAGCAGTCGGCCGAGCAGTTCGCCGAGCAGAACGACGCGCTGTACGAGGCCGGGTTCAAGGCGCAGTTCAACAGTGGTGTCATGCAGCCGCTGATGATGTTCGTGTCGAACCTCAACTACGTGCTGGTGGCGGTGGTCGGCGGACTGCGCGTCGCGTCGGGTTCGCTGTCCATCGGCGACGTGCAGGCGTTCATCCAGTACTCCCGCCAGTTCTCGATGCCGCTGACGCAGGTCGCGTCGATGGCGAACCTGGTGCAGTCGGGCGTGGCCTCGGCCGAGCGGGTCTTCGAGATCCTGGACGCGGAAGAGCAGGAGGCGGACCCGGTGACCGCCGTGCGGCCCGAGGAACTGCGCGGACGGGTGGCGCTGGAGGGCGTCTCCTTCCGCTACGACCCGCAGAAGCCGCTGATCGAGGACCTGTCGCTGTCGGTGGAGCCCGGCCACACGGTCGCCATCGTCGGTCCGACGGGCGCCGGCAAGACGACGCTGGTGAACCTGCTGATGCGGTTCTACGACGTCTCCGGCGGACGCATCACCCTCGACGGCGTCGACATAGCGCGGATGTCCCGTGACGAGCTGCGCGCCGGGATCGGCATGGTGCTCCAGGACACCTGGCTGTTCGGCGGCACCATCGCGGAGAACATCGCGTACGGCGCGTCGCGGGAGGTCACCCGCGGCGAGATCGAGGAGGCGGCACGGGCCGCGCACGCGGACCGGTTCGTCCGCACCCTGCCCGACGGCTACGACACCGTGATCGACGACGAGGGCAGCGGGGTCAGCGCGGGTGAGAAGCAGTTGATCACCATCGCGCGGGCGTTCCTGTCCGACCCGACGATCCTGGTGCTCGACGAGGCCACCAGCTCCGTCGACACCCGCACCGAGGTCCTGATCCAGAAGGCGATGGCGAAGCTGGCCCACGGGCGCACGTCGTTCGTCATCGCGCACCGGCTGTCGACCATCCGGGACGCCGACACGATCCTGGTGATGGAGAACGGCTCGATCGTCGAGCAGGGCGCGCACAGCGACCTGCTGTCGGCGGACGGGGCCTACGCCCGGTTGTACAAGGCGCAGTTCGCGGAGGCGGTGGCGGAGGTCGACTGA
- a CDS encoding RNA polymerase sigma factor: MCRTPHWVRCLSPRSGPPVPPPLTSAAIILEVAPVQTQTRTLTPTDSTAESAPDGTEPDAETDVLAAVPPQSRAAHHPETRTDVEAAAGTAPETDAQSDAEPADPPPEALADGPEPGEAPPRARVTESAGPSSDLFRQYLREIGRIPLLTAAEEVELARRVEAGLFAEEKLAGSADLAGELALDLDRLVVMGRMAKRRLIESNLRLVVSVAKRYVGRGLTMLDLVQEGNLGLIRAVEKFDYARGYKFSTYATWWIRQAMSRALADQARTIRVPVHVVELINRVVRVQRRMLQERGYEPTAEEVAAQLDLLPERVGEVLRLAQEPVSLHAPVGEEDDVALGDLIEDGDAASPVESAAFLLLREHLEAVLSTLGERERKVVQLRYGLADGRPRTLEEIGRIFGVTRERIRQIESKTLNKLRDHAFADQLRGYLD, from the coding sequence ATGTGCCGTACGCCACACTGGGTGCGGTGCCTGAGTCCTCGGAGCGGCCCCCCAGTACCTCCGCCGCTCACCTCAGCAGCGATCATCCTGGAGGTCGCCCCCGTGCAGACCCAGACCCGGACCCTCACCCCGACCGACAGCACCGCCGAAAGCGCGCCCGACGGCACGGAACCGGACGCCGAGACCGACGTCCTGGCAGCGGTCCCGCCGCAGAGCCGAGCCGCGCACCACCCGGAGACCCGGACCGACGTGGAAGCCGCGGCCGGGACCGCCCCCGAAACCGATGCCCAGTCGGACGCCGAGCCCGCGGACCCTCCGCCCGAGGCGCTCGCGGACGGCCCCGAACCCGGCGAGGCGCCGCCCCGCGCCCGCGTCACCGAGAGCGCCGGACCCTCCTCCGACCTGTTCCGCCAGTACCTGCGGGAGATCGGCCGCATCCCGCTGCTCACCGCGGCCGAGGAGGTGGAGCTGGCCCGGCGCGTGGAGGCCGGCCTGTTCGCCGAGGAGAAGCTGGCCGGCTCGGCCGACCTGGCCGGCGAGCTCGCCCTCGACCTCGACCGGCTGGTCGTCATGGGCCGGATGGCCAAGCGCCGCCTCATCGAGTCCAACCTGCGGCTCGTGGTGTCCGTCGCCAAGCGGTACGTCGGCCGCGGGCTCACCATGCTCGACCTCGTCCAGGAGGGCAACCTCGGCCTGATCAGGGCGGTCGAGAAGTTCGACTACGCCCGCGGCTACAAGTTCTCCACCTACGCCACCTGGTGGATCCGGCAGGCGATGTCCCGCGCGCTGGCCGACCAGGCCCGCACCATCCGCGTCCCGGTCCACGTCGTCGAGCTCATCAACCGGGTCGTCCGCGTCCAGCGCCGGATGCTCCAGGAACGCGGCTACGAGCCCACCGCGGAGGAGGTGGCCGCCCAGCTCGACCTGCTGCCGGAGCGCGTCGGAGAGGTCCTGCGGCTGGCCCAGGAGCCCGTCTCCCTGCACGCCCCCGTGGGCGAGGAGGACGACGTGGCCCTCGGCGACCTCATCGAGGACGGCGACGCGGCCAGCCCCGTGGAGTCGGCGGCCTTCCTGCTGCTGCGCGAGCACCTGGAGGCCGTGCTCTCCACGCTCGGCGAACGTGAGCGGAAGGTCGTCCAGTTACGCTACGGACTCGCCGACGGCCGGCCGCGCACCCTGGAGGAGATCGGCCGCATCTTCGGCGTGACACGCGAGCGGATACGGCAGATCGAGTCGAAGACCCTCAACAAACTGCGCGACCACGCCTTCGCCGACCAGCTCAGGGGCTACCTGGACTGA
- a CDS encoding ABC transporter ATP-binding protein has product MLIRLLRTYLRPYRKPIALLVLLQFLQTCATLYLPTLNAHIIDNGVVEGDTGYILTFGGVMIAVSLAQVVCNIGAVYYGARTASALGRDVRAAVFDRVQSFSAREVGHFGAPSLITRTTNDVQQVQMLALMTFTLMVSAPIMCVGGIVLALGLDVPLSAVLVAVVPTLGICVTLIVRRLRPLFRSMQVKLDTVNRVLREQITGNRVIRAFVRDEYEQQRFRKANTDLTDISLKTGNMLALMFPVVMTTVNLSSIAVVWFGAHRIDSGQMQIGDLTAFLAYLMQIVMSVMMATFMFMQVPRAEVCAERIQEVLQTSSSVVPPVAPVTELRRHGHLEIRGAGFRYPGAEEPVLKAIELVARPGETTAVIGSTGSGKSTLLGLVPRLFDATEGEVLVDGVAVDEVDPVLLARTVGLVPQKPYLFAGTVATNLRYGNPDATDEELWHALEVAQAKDFVSKLENGLDSPIAQGGTNVSGGQRQRLAIARTLVQRPEIYLFDDSFSALDYATDAALRAALGRETAEATVVIVAQRVATIRDADRIIVLDEGRVVGTGTHRELMADNETYREIVLSQLTEAEAA; this is encoded by the coding sequence GTGCTCATACGACTTCTGCGGACCTATCTCAGGCCCTACAGGAAACCCATCGCTCTGCTGGTGCTGCTGCAGTTCCTGCAGACCTGCGCCACCCTCTACCTGCCCACCCTGAACGCGCACATCATCGACAACGGCGTCGTCGAGGGAGACACCGGATACATCCTGACGTTCGGCGGCGTGATGATCGCCGTCTCGCTGGCGCAGGTCGTGTGCAACATCGGCGCCGTCTACTACGGCGCCAGGACCGCTTCCGCCCTCGGCCGGGACGTGCGGGCGGCCGTCTTCGACCGGGTGCAGTCCTTCTCCGCCCGGGAGGTCGGCCACTTCGGCGCACCCTCGCTGATCACCCGGACGACCAACGACGTCCAGCAGGTCCAGATGCTGGCCCTGATGACGTTCACGCTGATGGTGTCGGCGCCGATCATGTGCGTGGGAGGCATCGTGCTGGCGCTCGGGCTGGACGTGCCGCTGTCCGCGGTGCTGGTCGCCGTCGTGCCGACGCTGGGCATCTGCGTGACGCTGATCGTGCGCCGGCTGCGGCCGCTGTTCCGGTCCATGCAGGTGAAGCTGGACACCGTGAACCGGGTGCTGCGCGAGCAGATCACCGGCAACCGGGTGATCCGCGCGTTCGTGCGGGACGAGTACGAGCAGCAGCGGTTCCGGAAGGCCAACACGGACCTCACGGACATCTCGCTGAAGACCGGCAACATGCTGGCGCTGATGTTCCCGGTGGTCATGACCACGGTGAACCTGTCCTCGATCGCGGTGGTCTGGTTCGGCGCCCACCGGATCGACAGCGGGCAGATGCAGATCGGTGATCTGACCGCGTTCCTCGCCTACCTCATGCAGATCGTCATGTCCGTGATGATGGCCACGTTCATGTTCATGCAGGTGCCGCGCGCGGAGGTGTGCGCCGAGCGCATCCAGGAGGTGCTGCAGACCTCGTCCTCCGTGGTTCCGCCGGTGGCGCCCGTCACCGAGCTGCGGCGGCACGGGCACCTGGAGATCAGAGGGGCCGGGTTCCGTTACCCCGGCGCCGAGGAGCCCGTCCTGAAGGCCATCGAGCTGGTGGCCCGCCCCGGTGAGACGACGGCCGTGATCGGCTCGACCGGCAGCGGCAAGTCCACGCTCCTCGGGCTGGTGCCCCGGCTGTTCGACGCCACCGAGGGCGAGGTGCTCGTGGACGGGGTCGCCGTCGACGAGGTCGACCCGGTGCTGCTGGCGCGGACCGTCGGTCTGGTGCCGCAGAAGCCGTACCTGTTCGCGGGCACGGTCGCCACCAACCTGCGCTACGGCAATCCGGACGCCACCGACGAGGAACTGTGGCACGCGCTGGAGGTGGCGCAGGCCAAGGACTTCGTCAGCAAGCTGGAGAACGGCCTCGACTCTCCCATCGCGCAGGGCGGCACGAACGTCTCCGGCGGTCAGCGCCAGCGGCTGGCGATCGCCCGCACCCTCGTGCAGCGGCCGGAGATCTACCTGTTCGACGACTCCTTCTCGGCCCTCGACTACGCCACCGACGCGGCGCTTCGGGCGGCGCTCGGGCGGGAGACCGCCGAGGCGACCGTGGTGATCGTCGCCCAGCGGGTGGCGACCATCCGCGACGCCGACCGGATCATCGTCCTCGACGAGGGCCGGGTCGTCGGCACGGGCACCCACCGCGAGCTGATGGCGGACAACGAGACCTACCGGGAGATCGTGCTCTCCCAGCTCACGGAAGCGGAGGCTGCCTGA
- a CDS encoding tetratricopeptide repeat protein: MTVRLHETRLRMEEGAVAAALNDFTELADQAAEALGTGHALVLDARSHAALCRGLAGDAVGARDACAALVEMLEQRHGPGHLLTLSALTDLGRWAGEAGDTHAAVDIYLQAVARLESAVGRLHRDTLIARHNLAYWRGLAGERRLAVEEFTAAAEDAERALGADHPTTLTYRVNLSFWRGLAGEPAMALAELTELQPRVDRVLGADHPRALRTRQQRAELLERSGDRGGAATLLTSLLADMIRVQGSGHPRTREAAEALARCGEREIR; this comes from the coding sequence TTGACGGTACGGCTGCACGAGACCCGCCTCCGGATGGAGGAGGGCGCGGTGGCCGCCGCCCTGAACGACTTCACCGAACTCGCCGACCAGGCAGCCGAAGCCCTCGGCACGGGCCATGCCCTGGTACTCGACGCGCGAAGCCACGCTGCGCTGTGCCGGGGCCTGGCCGGCGACGCCGTCGGCGCGCGGGACGCCTGCGCCGCCCTCGTCGAGATGCTGGAACAGCGGCACGGCCCCGGCCATCTGCTCACGCTGAGCGCCCTCACCGATCTGGGCAGGTGGGCCGGCGAGGCGGGCGACACGCATGCGGCGGTCGACATCTACCTGCAGGCGGTGGCACGGTTGGAGTCCGCCGTCGGCCGCCTTCACCGGGACACCCTCATCGCCCGGCACAACCTCGCGTACTGGCGGGGACTGGCGGGCGAACGCCGGCTCGCCGTCGAGGAGTTCACCGCTGCGGCCGAGGACGCCGAGCGCGCGCTCGGCGCGGACCATCCGACCACGCTCACTTACCGCGTCAACCTGAGCTTCTGGCGCGGCCTCGCCGGCGAGCCGGCCATGGCGCTCGCAGAGTTGACCGAACTGCAGCCCAGGGTCGACAGGGTGCTCGGCGCCGACCACCCACGTGCGTTGCGGACCCGCCAGCAACGCGCCGAGCTCCTGGAACGCTCGGGGGACAGGGGCGGGGCTGCCACCCTGCTCACCTCGCTGCTGGCCGACATGATCCGTGTCCAGGGCAGCGGCCACCCGCGTACACGCGAGGCCGCGGAGGCGCTGGCACGCTGCGGCGAGCGGGAGATCCGGTGA